The genomic stretch TATCTCCAAAGCGAATGTCGTCAGGTTTTGCAATAGGTCCGATTTCTTTGCCAACCCATTCACGTAATTCGGCAATCATTTTTTTAGCTTCATCACCTTCTGGTCGTTTGCCTTTAAGTACCACATAAGCGACGATCGATTCTCCTTTGATGTCATGCGGTCTGCCCACAACTGCAGCTTCAGCTACTAATGGATTCGCTACCAACGCAGACTCAATTTCCATCGTGCCTAGGCGGTGACCAGAAACATTCAGTACATCATCAATACGGCCCATGATCGTGAAGTAGCCAGTTTCTGCATCGCGAATTGCACCATCGCCAGCGAGATAAAGCTTCCCACCCAAATCTTCTGGGAAATAGGATTTTACATAGCGTTCATCGTCATTCCATATCGTCCGAATCATCGAAGGCCACGGACGTTTAATCACCATCAAGCCCCCAGTACCCCAAGGCACATCTTTACCTGTTTCATCCACAACATCTGCTTGAATGCCAGGAAAGGGTAAAGTGCAAGAACCTGGGATAAGTGGTGTGACACCTGGCAGCGGCGTAATCACGTGCCCACCTGTTTCCGTTTGCCAAAATGTATCCATGATAGGGCAATGATTATTGCCCACTTCTTCGTAATACCACATCCAAGCCTCTGGATTGATAGGCTCGCCCACTGAACCCAATAAACGTAAGCTACTTAAATCATATTGTTTCGGATGAAGTTCAGGGTTGGTGCTTGAAGACTTAATCAATGACCGAATGGCAGTTGGTGCTGTGTAGAAAATGCTGACTTTATGGGCCGCAATCATGCGCCAGAAGCGTGCTGCATCTGGGTAGGTTGGAATGCCCTCAAATACCACCTGCGTCACGCCTAAAGCTAATGGGCCGTAGGCTACATAGCTATGTCCTGTAATCCAACCCACATCTGCAGTACACCAAAAGACGTCTTTCTCATTGGCATCAAAGGTCCAGCGCATGGTGTTCATGGCATGGAGTAAATACCCGGCTGATGAATGTTGAACACCTTTTGGTTTGCCTGTAGAGCCGGAGGTGTAGAGTAAGAATAGGGGGTGTTCTGCATTGACATAAACAGGCTCACAAGTGTTGGCTTGGCCCTCGATTAAATCGTCCCACCAAATGTCACGACTATTAAAATCAATCGCTAAACCAGTACGTTTATATACGATGACTTTTTCAAC from Candidatus Methylopumilus turicensis encodes the following:
- the acs gene encoding acetate--CoA ligase, which encodes MSSIESVMHETRVFKPSEQLQANAAVKGMAEYKALCKKAGDDYEGFWAELASELLDWKKPFSQTLDESNAPFYRWFGDGELNVSYNCLDRHLATRANQTAIIFEADDGSVSHVTYQELYHRVCKLANGLKSLKFNTGDRVIIYLPMGVEAIVAMQACARLGLTHSVVFGGFSSKSLQERIQDTGARAVITADGQFRGGKALPLKSAVDEALTMPGCESVEKVIVYKRTGLAIDFNSRDIWWDDLIEGQANTCEPVYVNAEHPLFLLYTSGSTGKPKGVQHSSAGYLLHAMNTMRWTFDANEKDVFWCTADVGWITGHSYVAYGPLALGVTQVVFEGIPTYPDAARFWRMIAAHKVSIFYTAPTAIRSLIKSSSTNPELHPKQYDLSSLRLLGSVGEPINPEAWMWYYEEVGNNHCPIMDTFWQTETGGHVITPLPGVTPLIPGSCTLPFPGIQADVVDETGKDVPWGTGGLMVIKRPWPSMIRTIWNDDERYVKSYFPEDLGGKLYLAGDGAIRDAETGYFTIMGRIDDVLNVSGHRLGTMEIESALVANPLVAEAAVVGRPHDIKGESIVAYVVLKGKRPEGDEAKKMIAELREWVGKEIGPIAKPDDIRFGDNLPKTRSGKIMRRLLRSLARGEEITSDISTLENPAILEQLKEVIN